The following is a genomic window from Alkaliphilus sp. B6464.
TAGTTCCGGATTATCAAATATTTTATCAATCTCTGCCTGCAAATCTATTAAGTATACTTTGTGAATATAGAATTTAATCTTATTCTCTTCCTTTCCGCAAATGTTTTATTACTTCGTAAGTAGAACTACGACTTCAACATGACTCGTATGCGGAAACCTATCCATTGGTTGCACTTTTTCCACATTATATCTTCTCTTATTTAAATAGTCCAAATCTCTTACTAATGTAGCTGGGTTACAAGAAACATAAACTATTCTTTTAGGCTACATGTTAATTTAAAAATGGGTATTGCAGTACTTTTATCGAAAACATACTTCATTATAATACTCAGTATTGTATGGTAGATCCTATGGCTAGCAGACCATACTCCTACATCTTCATCAATTTTCTGAATAGAGATGGGTGCGCTAGATCAATCATTCTTCAAAAATCACGTTTTGGTCGATTAAAATACTAAAAAACCTGTGAACTTCCTCTTTCGTATATATTTCTCCATGCTGTAGCCACCATCTTCCCACAGTAATGATTGTATTGGCATAAACGGTGGCAAGAAGCTCTGTAGGTAGTTTATACTTACTTCCATCTTCCATTGATCCCTTTAGTTTTAATAAAATCTGTTCTGCAATGTATTCATGCATATTTATAAAGAATATACTATTTGCATTAGTATTATTTATTTTTCTATAAATTTCTAGTTCTTCTGAAAGATAGGTTATTAGATTTCCTAAGAACAAATTCATATACTTCTCATAATCATCGGATTTTAAATCAGGATTTGTAAACTCTGGATCTAATTCTAATTGTAATTGTTTCCAATCGTAATTAAGTAAATCATATTTATCATAAAAATAATTATAGAAAGTTCCACGAGAAATCATGGCTTTATCGCATAGTTCTTGAATAGATATATTCTCAAAGGCCTTTGTCTTTAATAAATCCTTCAATGCTTGTCTTAAATTTTTCAATGTTCGCTTAGTAGCGATTGTCGTTTCAGTACTATCAACATATTTCATATTTACCTCCAATATGACATATTTTATTTTTTGTATAATTTTAAACATAGGTCAAACTCTGTTTCTTGTAATATATTTATCCTTACTGTATCATGATTATAACATATATTTAGACAGTTGTATATTTTTATACAACTGTCTAAACTATACAATCCCTTTCTTTTTATAATAAATAAAATTTAGTAGAGGAGGAATTTGAAATG
Proteins encoded in this region:
- a CDS encoding TetR/AcrR family transcriptional regulator C-terminal domain-containing protein, with the translated sequence MKYVDSTETTIATKRTLKNLRQALKDLLKTKAFENISIQELCDKAMISRGTFYNYFYDKYDLLNYDWKQLQLELDPEFTNPDLKSDDYEKYMNLFLGNLITYLSEELEIYRKINNTNANSIFFINMHEYIAEQILLKLKGSMEDGSKYKLPTELLATVYANTIITVGRWWLQHGEIYTKEEVHRFFSILIDQNVIFEE